tcttaaattttgcgttcagttaaattatattacgtaaattttttttaaggaagTGTACGAGAGGTGGGGTACCATATTTATGAACAttgacaattaaaaaataacgtGGCATGACAGCAAAGAAAACAACACATTATTTTCACTTAAAAACTTACTATaaagtattatttaattaattaattcacaTGTTGACTGTTTCCACATCTAATTATTTGCACGTCTTCTACACTTCTTTTAACATGTCTTCACATGATCATGAAGTGTTTTTGCATCCACCTTTtcgaaaaaagaataaataataataattagggaAAGccagaaaaaaatgaaaaagaaaaagaaaaaggcaaataaaaatataaaaagtattttttttttcatgaaatgctCGTAATTCGTAACTATGCACAATAAAAAGGGTTGAttctttatttatattcaaaaatctgttaattaaatattttttttatataatagtaaattaataacctaaaataaatggaatagctagggtttgatttaattgtgctctatagcaaacgtttgcaaaaaattgtcaggcgcctctctcccaaatatctcgctcgccactctcttcCAATCTCTTGCttgcttcctcactttttatacaaacataagtgtataaaaattgtttctaattgtataaatcagagaaaattgtataaatacatatatttttgttcccatctctcgctcgccaccctcgcctttctcacttatacaaacataagcaaaatgtataaattgcgtttctgtttgtataaagcgtgagaaaattgtatatacacatgcaagtacatatattttcgtcctatacacttataattacacaataaaaatactcccctgtccagtttcttttgcctttctctctttcacgttttatacaattttcaaattgtatctaatttcactctttctcgttttatacaattcgattcaattgtatattccttgtcaagtctcttttgtctttctctctttctcattgtatacaaattcaaattgtatataatcattcttacacttataataatacaattcgttttatacacttcgtttttatacagttctctgcccaagtgtttttctctttcttgttttatacacttcgttttatacaatatGCTTCAAcggtatatgtatagcgaattatacagtttctatgtttgctatggagcgcaattatgcaactttgctatagcatacaaatatgaattttttatttgctatatttgaaagttgcccttaaataaatataatacgtCTGTGGGAAACATAgtagtaataaaataagatttgAAAACCCGCTTAACCTCTTTTACTAGTttctaaaaaattttgttttaagatttataaaaaatcgataaattttcaaTCTAATCTTTGTCTCTAGGTAGAAGTGAATCTTTAAGTCCGTcataaaattgtgaaaataGAACTCTAAAAAATCTATGGACTTTGCTATTGACTTTCACATTGGGCCTAAGAAGAAATGGATCCATTAATATGAGGGATGAAAGTGTTTAGATTTTAACATATggtgaaatttattttattaagatttaGATGTatgaatcaaaatatatatttgaataattacTAATAATGATAGTGATCGTTAGTGATGGTAGTTGATAACGAATATTTTAATAGTTGTTGTAGATAATAACTATttcaatattgagtaatatcgACAAAAGTAATATATAGTAGTGATTAATGGTAGTGATTGTATATTGATTGGTTATTGTTGTTATAATAATGCTGGTTGATAACATGATTGTAAAGATAGCTAATGGTGGTGATAATTGATTATAGTGACAgacaacaacgacgacaattATGGTCGAGGGTAGAGGATATGGTGGTGGTTTTTAATGGCAGCAACAATAACATTGAAAgttgataataataataggtgttgataaaacaatatataacgTATTCGTGAAATGtcatatttatgaatttttcaaactatttttcATATGCTCGTTATAATTTAGCCGACTGAATCATAAAATGTAGTTAAGTTGATTTACATTATATAGCCGATAGGGTTGTTATTGGGTAAgtgaattaataatttgaatataatttagAACTTATTAAAAAATGTGTTGTTAGTTCAGAGATGTTtgcttaatttttatatataatataaatagataACATGTTTTGCTCATATTTCGCTCGATTTTATATCAGATAAATCTATTAACCAATAACGACAGTTAAATCAAACTAAATCAATCAATATCTTATCATATCCTATATCATTATAAGAGGGAaccaaaaaagttaaaagttgaattacgattttacccttattataaattaaaatgttataaaagtatttatttaatttaaatattaagttacattattttaataaaaatgttaatgacttttgcACTTCTTTAgaataattcttaattaaaatatctaatttaatttattttcttgaaattatttacCCTTTAAACAGATACATGTATATGGTTtatcttctaaattaatttattttcttaattaatatttgtctttaatttttgtaacaCTTGACCTTCAACTTTGTAAGTGAATCTTCACATTCTAAAgctatattttttcatataaatacaaatcttttaacattattttcataaaaatatttatatgtgatACAATTTTTGTGTGTGGAAGACTAGAGATGCTTTAATCAAGTGAAGAAAATTCAAAGGCAAAAGAATTTGTGTCAAGATTACAAGGCGTAATGTGATTATAGGAATGAATAACACTTTATTTACTAGAATATCGAAGCTTGacgtattttttttatttttatttatttgtcaaGATCAGAATTAGGTAAGACCCCTTCATTTATGTAGTTGAATACCACTACCATTAACTTGTCTTCaaaggttttaacttttttttttatgatcaaaagttgaatatttattattataactttgttttaatttgcattattaataaaaaaacagGGAAAAATTGTCTTAGAATTTTTCTATTCTTCGTTGGTAGCCTTATGCTAAACTTGCTCATATATATGATACTTTTAtctttgtatttgtaattttgttttaagaatatatttgattGGAGGGTGTATTTTTTGCTTTAGAAAATGAGACAAAtacaatcataaaaatagtgtaCAAGGCATGTAAAACAATTAATGCCTAcaaaatattctaatttcaaattattaataataacatttttgcattttaaattttaattatttgtaaagaatcattcttacatgtgcttgtggataaaatctatagtttttagacaattttcattaaaattatcgTGAGATCCAAAtcccaaaaccaaaaaaattatataccaAAATGTTTAAGAAGTTAGAAGATCTTTTATCCTTTGACCAAATATTATtcctattaatttattaacaaaaaaatgtaaaatatattttaataaactttTAATTGTAAGAATACTAATATTGTCATTTTGCTcttcattaaattaaaatttgatttatttaattaaatattaacattttatttgtacaattacataatttaaatacCAATCATCGCACTTTAAATCTTTAGTTATTTTCTTctaataagttttttatttataaatttaggagaatttcatcttttactaattaatgtcaaatattttattttattgaaacgTATATCCTGTGTaactattaaatttaatttcgatatttttactttattctatGAGACAAGAGAGACATTTTAAGGaagaatttcaatattttattctattCTATGAGacaaaaaagacattttaagaAAGTTAATCATAAGATAGTGTGCATCCATGTTTGTTTTTGCtactttattttgtcttttaaaacaaatataaagtttctatatcaaaattataataaagggAGGactaaatgcaaaaaaaaatcttcaagttaACTATACACTAcgaacatttttttaaaaattaaatcatttatcattttattcatcgttataaaataaacttataACGCACGTGCCCATATAGTAGTTAATTCAATAACGGTGTAAGCATACATAAAAATGGATAAGCCAAACTAGGATTCCGTTAGTTCCACCCCGTCCGACCCGACCCAAAGGAAAGGTTTCGGTTGGttcaacccgacccgacccacGAAAGCAAGGATTTGGTTAGGGTTTTTAACTCTTCTTTTCAAACTTGAAGATAATTTTGACTCCTTCCATAGATTTTTGAGAGAAATTTTGCAAGTAAAAATGCCAACTTTAACGAAGTTATTCACAATGGAAGAAGCTTCTGAGCACAACACTAAGGATGATTGTTGGGTCGTCATTGACGGCAAGGTGCTTTTtgggattattttttttttactgtttATGGGTTTAATTTGCTTTTTTGGGTGTTTTCTTTTCTGGGTTTAATCTGCTTTTGAGCTTTTTGATGCCCTTTTCTTGCTTTTGTTGATGGTGTTTTGGAATGTATTCTTATTGTAAATATGATTGATTCAATATTCTCTAAGGTGCTTTATGATGGATTCAAAGTGGTTAtgattgtcttttttttttttttaataaaagcaTAATATATAAACGTGTCTTTAACTATGCCCTCTAACTTCGGGTATGCATAAATAGTTAGTTAAATATGTATAGAATTTATCTGGTAGACACACACGTCCGATTTAGTTGTTCAACTTTGTATACAAGTTTATGTGTACACTCAAGTTGGAGGGCATAAATGCTAGTTGAGGTCGAGTTAAAaggatatatttatgtattatgcgtTATATAAactagttttagtttttcttcaCAATGACATATTAATTACTAGGATTTATGGTTCTTTTTAATTGCCAAATGCTACTttcgagtttttttttaatgttaataatcTAACTTGTTTGCCATGTTGAAGTTCATTTAGGCTTCTGAATTTTATGTTATCATATGTATCTGCTTAGTGTCGGGTTAGACTGACCTTTGTTCATTGCGAATGTAGTGTAGAGGATTGGGAATGGGACGGGCTCAAATGCCCTCTAATGAATATGTAATAATGGACTTAGTAGAAAAAAATGTAGTCTTGATCATTGTTGACTATCTTTGCTATTGGTACATCTAGTTTTTTGCACTAAGAACCCGCGTGCATATTGCACACCTTCAACATGAGTGCATGAAGGTAAAGAAAGGATCTTTATAACATAGCAACCTTGCTACTTTTGCTAATTTAGAAGATAATCACCGGTCTTTTCTAGTTGTTATCAGGTAGATTAATGATGTAATAAAGATTGAGTACTGACGTGACACCAGAGCTAGACAATTGAAGATTGTGAAAAACATATAAATCTTACATCAGCCTAAGAAGACTACTGATAATCATCACACGTACTGATTCAAATGCTCCGTAACTTAATGAGTAATGCAACAGGAGTCTATAAGTTTATTCACAGAGTATGTTAATCACTACGAGCTGTAAATCACATGGTTCAGGCAAATAAAAGTTCATCCACTCCCTTTCTCCTTTGTGGTATGTGGAAAGGTGGTTGCATTGGGGCAGGAAGGTTTCCATTGGTTAATATCTACAGTTTGAGAATTTGTTTCTTCCTTAAAACTGACTCACTGAATTTCTTGGGGGTAAGTTGGTGATGGCTCCCTTTAGTTTTCACTTGTGCTCACACATAAATCTCTAatgctatgaaaagtttatgCAATGTTACATTGCAGTATTTAGAGGAGTTGTAATAATGGTTATTTGGTCCATGCTTTTCTCATAGTTTTTATCTGCTTGTTCCATATTAAGCTGACTAATTTCATACATGTTGTGCCTTATGATTTGGACAATTTTTTCTTTAGCATAGTTCAAGGCCTCAGGCTTATAGCTTGTTTGGCCAAGCTTCCAAAAATCGTGCTTTTTGAATAAGTACTATTTCCAATACTAAAGCAGTACTTCGTGCTTGGCAAATGATCCAAAAGTGTTTAGGGGAAAAAATACTTCTTTTAGCTTCTTAAAGAACAACTTCTCCTGCTATTCAAAAACACTAATTCCCCCCCTAAAAGTTTGCCAAACACCTCGATTTTCTAATAAGCACTTtttgaaaagaagaagaagcactTTTGGCTTTCCAAATGCTTGGCTAAATAGGGTAGCTATTATCTTCTTCATATAACACTGTTACAATTAAATTCCGTCGCTGCTCTTAATGCAGTGTGAACTTCCTGATAATTCCCTCTTGCAGTTAGTTGAGCTATTTTAACTTCATCCGAGTTCCAAATTATTGTGCTTGCACATAGGCTGAttatattctttcttttgtacaaCCAGTTTCTTGTGTTAGCCTCAAACTTTAAATAAGATGTTAATTTGGCTTAACATACTTTAGCCCTTGGCCACGATTTGCTAGAAATAAGTTAGTTCTGAAATTACAACACCACCAAGTGTGACTAATGATCTCTCCGGTGTTCTTTACAAAATCTATTTGCAACACGGTAACCTTTTGTTTGCTCAATTAAGGGCCATGCCCAAAAATCATATTCTAAGGTAGCTTTATTACCATGACTGAGAGATGGCATGgaaattatgtttatgtttgctCTGTTGATAGTCGTATTGTTGTCTCAGAAAAATGTCGTGTAGCATTTTAGCTGATATAGATAAAGTTTTATTTGTTTACCTTATTCTCCATTTTGCTGATTCAAATTCTTAATTTCTTTGCATCGTGCATGCAGGTATATGAtgtttcatcttatttagaCGAACATCCAGGGGGAGATGATGTTCTACTTGGTGTTACAGGTACCAATTCAATCGCGTTCTTTGTTTTGAAATTACTGCACACtcaaaatagtgaaataaaCAGGACTCACTTTTGACTTGTGATGCATTTTCTCTTAGGACAAGATGCCACTGATGAATTCGAAGATGCTGGACACAGCAAAAGCGCAAGAGAACTTATGGAGAAATTCTTCATTGGGGAGCTTGATACAACATCCTCTTCCATCCCTGAACTTGAGATTGTCAAGAAGGCGGGCAAAGATATTCCTCAGAAGTTAATGGAAGTTACTAAGCAATATTGGTTCGTTCCAGTAGCAGCCGTTGGCATCTCTGTGGTGGTTGGCTTCTTGTACACACGCAAGAAGTAAAATCAATTCGAGATTCCGTCTTTAATGTTAGTAATATTGTGCAACATAGACTGAAAAAATTATTCGTCATATCTTTGGAGGTCCAGGAATTTGGGACATGATATTACTGAATGCCCATTTTTGTTACTGTTTGAGATGAAGGGAATTTTTTAACACAAAATGATCACAAATAGGCATTTGAATACACAGTTGCTATCATTTTTTAGTTGATGAAGATGACCTTTTTGAGGATATATAATAAAGCACTCAGAAAGGACATCTACTTTCTTCCCTTTTATTATCTTTAAGTACTGCTGGTGTTCCGATCAGCTTGCATTTTCGAGTTTTTATGATACCAATTGAAGGGAAAACCTTAAAAGACAGATAATATGGATCGGAAATATCAGTTCAGAGATTAAGATTTCTTAAGCAAATGATTCACGAAACTGGTTAACTTTTCGAGTAAATTGGTCATGAATTCTTCTGCAAAGACACAAATCTTTGCACGAAATATGTTTAACAATGAGAAAGGAATGAGCCCAGAAAACAAAATGTAGATTGCATCTAACTGCTTTGTCTCTGTTTCCTTTCCAATAATGCATCACATAGACGAAGGGCGTCTGCATTGTATCGAACATTATGTACTCTTACAACATTGGCACCATTCAGAACCCCTGTGGTCACAGCAGCAACAGTTGCTGGATCTCGTTCATCTGCAGCAGGACGAGCACAGACATCGCCTATGAACCTCTTTCTTGATGGTCCAATCAATAAAGGGGCATGAGAAAAAGCCAAGCTCCTTCTAGCAATCTCAGCTCGAATGGTTGTCAAACCAGTTAGAATATCCAAATTGTGTTCAGTGTTCTTGGAGAATCCGATTCCAGGATCAATTATCAACCTCCAAGCAGGAATACCGGCTAACTCTGCTTCCTTGAGCCTCTCGTAAAGTTCAGATGCTACATCCTTACAAACATCGTTGTATTGCAAGTTCTCGGGGTTTTGCATTGAAGATGGATCACCTCTCATATGCATTGCTACGTAGGGTACTCGAAGTGCTGCAACAACACTGTGCATGTTGGAATCCAAACGTCCACCAGATACATCATTTACGAGATGAACACCCTTTTTCACTGCTTCTGAAGCAACTTCTGAATAGAAGGTATCCACAGATAAAAGCTTCCCCTCAGCTTCGGGTATCTTTGTGACACCCTCGATGACAGGAATTAGCCTATCTAGTTCTTCTTCAACGGATATCTTTGAAGCATTAGGGCGTGTGGACTGTGCACCAAAATCAATCATATCTGCGCCTTCTGAAAGCATCAAACGAGCCTGAGAAACTGCTGCTTCTACAGATATATACTTCCCTCCATCGCTAAAGCTATCGGGGGTCAAGTTAAGAATACCCATAAGGGAGGTTTTCAATGACCAGTCCTGTAGGTGGTTTCCTACTGGCAATACCCTTTTCATCCCATTTCTCCCCACGAGAGATTCACCTCCTAGTTTTTCCCACAACTCGAAAAGATCACTTGAATGTTTCGAAAATGAATGCCAACTTGCAACTGTATCGTCATCTATGTCTGAACCGAGTAGATCAATCAAAGGTGCTACCACAAATGGTCTCTCCCAAATTCTTTCATGTGGAACATCGAGTATCTCagaatgaatcttgaacttCCCGTAAAACAGAATATCCAAGTCAATAGGTCTAGGACCATATCGAATCCCAGTTGTACGACCCATGTCCTTCTCAATCTTCTTGAGTGCTCTCAACAACTCGTGAGGCCCTAGTTTCGTGACACCTCTAACAGCAGAATTCAAAAACTGAGGTTGATCAGTTACATAAGCAGGCGCTGTCTCATATAAGCAAGCATGCCTGGTAATCTGTATACCTGATTGCTTCATTAGGTGCAATGCTTCATCAAAATTATTAAGTCTGTTTCCGACATTACTTCCTAAAGCAATTATTACTTCCTGCTCAGGGGAATGAACTTCCACTACACAATCTGGGGACGAATGGATAGAGCAAACGCCCGGTGCTACAAAGCAAGATCGGGTAAAGAatatcaatcaatcaatcaatcacTACGTCTTTATGCCTTAATCCTAAAACTAGTTGAGTGTCAGCTCTATGAATCCTCTGTGTCCATTATGTGCTACAAACAAACCTCTCTATAACGGTatcattttctaaatatttttttggctGCTATAGTAAAATGCTACATAACATGAAAAATCGGTTTCATAAAGAGCTTGGCCATTGTAGAGAAATGTTATTGCAGAGGATGAATGACTGTATTAAGGTCCATTTTATCTCAATTTCTAAggttcaaaataaatattttagaaaaacgGCTTATACATCCATCAAGATTCAACATAACCCCTCAATCAAATGTTGTAATGAGAAGCTTAAACCCATCAAAACATCTCAAAGATCAATTTCAGACATTATCCAGAGCAAAATCAGAAACATGACATCGTAATTTCTTTAGAAAAAgctataattttgtataaaatagtATTCACCTCACACCTCTCTTAGAGGTAGAAAGACTATTTCCGAAGGACCTTCAACTCTAACTCAAGTAACACAATAAACAAAGCAACTTTCAAGAATTAACATAGATACACAAGGCAGACATAGTAACTAATAACAATATCATTACATAGCATTCAGAAAAAAgaacagtaacaacaacaaaatattccATTAATACCACTAATTGCAAATACCAATTACATCAGAACCTAATAAAGATTGAAACTTTATCACTGATAGAGCACAAAAAGATTGGGAAAACACAAAAAAGAGGACAAAAAGGGGCTTGAAGTTACCATAACACGATTTCTTGGATGTTTTGAACCCAATTTTTTTGGGCAGTAAACGCCTGAAGACATTCATTTCAACAATGATATAAAAACACAATGAAGATAATGATGTTAATGGCTCTGTAGTATTCCAAGATTCACAAAAATGGAAGAAATCTGCagaattatcatattataaacatCAAAAAATACAGTAAAATGGGATCTTGGAAACAGATTAGATACCCTCTTTGTTGAGCAGAATATATTACTAATACAAAAGCAAAGCCTAAAACATACCTAGTGGCAGTTTGTTAAATTATAATACACACTAGGGACATTCTAGTCATAAACAATATCTTTAggtatataaataataattatttagaaataatgaaattaaattaaagaaaaaaaaaatactcaaaaacccaaatcccaaaacccctctcctCATCCAGTTTCTCTTTACTACTTTTCACAGTGACCTTGAAGGTGTAAAACCCCAGTACCCATTATTGGGTCTTCAGGGTtgtaaagattgaatctttaagTTCTTTTTACGATGGCTGCTTTGTCTTTCAGCTTTTTTTCTACACTCTCCAGGTTCTTTTTACTCAattcttttaagttttttttgtctttctcaTATGCTTCTTTCATTTATTGTTTAGTGCATTTGGTTTACCTGTAAAAAAATGATACAAGAAACAGAAAATTAGTGTAGAACTTCTAAAGGTGTCACCTTTGCAACTATCTTGATTCTTGTGTGTGGATGACATTCTTTTGTGGTAAAATTTGGAAGTGAAGTTGAATTTCTGTATCCATGCTTTCATATGCTAATCCATTAGTTTGAGGGCAAGTCGAATTTCTTCCATTTTCTATAAAGCATAGCCGGATGCACTAAGCTCCAAGTATGCA
The window above is part of the Solanum pennellii chromosome 5, SPENNV200 genome. Proteins encoded here:
- the LOC107018915 gene encoding cytochrome b5, encoding MPTLTKLFTMEEASEHNTKDDCWVVIDGKVYDVSSYLDEHPGGDDVLLGVTGQDATDEFEDAGHSKSARELMEKFFIGELDTTSSSIPELEIVKKAGKDIPQKLMEVTKQYWFVPVAAVGISVVVGFLYTRKK
- the LOC107018594 gene encoding folate synthesis bifunctional protein, mitochondrial — translated: MNVFRRLLPKKIGFKTSKKSCYAPGVCSIHSSPDCVVEVHSPEQEVIIALGSNVGNRLNNFDEALHLMKQSGIQITRHACLYETAPAYVTDQPQFLNSAVRGVTKLGPHELLRALKKIEKDMGRTTGIRYGPRPIDLDILFYGKFKIHSEILDVPHERIWERPFVVAPLIDLLGSDIDDDTVASWHSFSKHSSDLFELWEKLGGESLVGRNGMKRVLPVGNHLQDWSLKTSLMGILNLTPDSFSDGGKYISVEAAVSQARLMLSEGADMIDFGAQSTRPNASKISVEEELDRLIPVIEGVTKIPEAEGKLLSVDTFYSEVASEAVKKGVHLVNDVSGGRLDSNMHSVVAALRVPYVAMHMRGDPSSMQNPENLQYNDVCKDVASELYERLKEAELAGIPAWRLIIDPGIGFSKNTEHNLDILTGLTTIRAEIARRSLAFSHAPLLIGPSRKRFIGDVCARPAADERDPATVAAVTTGVLNGANVVRVHNVRYNADALRLCDALLERKQRQSS